A part of Odontesthes bonariensis isolate fOdoBon6 chromosome 23, fOdoBon6.hap1, whole genome shotgun sequence genomic DNA contains:
- the pvalb9 gene encoding parvalbumin 9 — protein MSLTSILSAEAIENAVKDCQAPDSFCYKKFFQLCGLSSKTPKEVRDVFQIIDEDSSGYIEESELKFFLQRFVPGARTLTEAETKTFISAADDNSDGRIGIDEFQAMVLP, from the exons ATGTCGCTCACCTCAATTCTTTCAGCTGAGGCCATTGAAAATGCTGTCAAGGACTGTCAAG CTCCCGACTCGTTTTGCTACAAGAAGTTCTTCCAGCTTTGTGGCCTGTCCTCAAAAACACCaaaggaggtcagagatgtctTCCAGATCATTGATGAGGACAGCAGTGGCTACATCGAGGAATCTGAGCTCAA GTTCTTCCTGCAGCGGTTCGTCCCTGGGGCACGAACCCTGACTGAAGCAGAAACCAAGACCTTCATCTCAGCAGCTGATGATAACAGTGACGGCCGAATTGGAATAGACG AATTCCAGGCTATGGTCTTGCCCTGA
- the pvalb3 gene encoding parvalbumin 3: protein MAFAGILNDADITAALAACQAADSFKHKEFFAKVGLAAKTPDVIKQAFAVIDQDKSGFIEEDELKLFLQNFSASARALTDAETKAFLKAGDSDGDGMIGVDEFAAMVKA, encoded by the exons ATGGCATTCGCTGGAATTCTGAATGATGCTGACATCACTGCAGCCCTTGCAGCTTGCCAAG CTGCCGACTCTTTCAAGCACAAGGAATTCTTTGCCAAGGTCGGCCTGGCTGCCAAGACTCCTGATGTCATCAAACAAGCCTTCGCCGTCATTGACCAGGACAAGAGTGGCTTCATTGAGGAGGACGAGCTGAA GCTGTTCCTGCAGAACTTCTCTGCCAGTGCCAGAGCTCTTACCGACGCTGAGACAAAGGCCTTCCTTAAGGCCGGTGACTCTGATGGCGACGGCATGATTGGAGTTGATG AGTTCGCTGCCATGGTCAAGGCTTAA